The Mesomycoplasma flocculare ATCC 27399 genome includes a window with the following:
- a CDS encoding ATP-binding cassette domain-containing protein — MKKTFENNQLQNLSFESEIKKIRQAFENRYKSKSLIPAIEIKDLTIDFGETLAVDKANLKIFKGELVTLLGPSGSGKTTILNAIAGLLNPTSGQIIFNGEDVTRKSPQQRKIGLVFQNYALYPHLNVFGNIAFSLHNDHRWKQRAYEKSMLARVSANSIVLAKNGASIEDLAKYKSLLFDYFDVYRQLEHDYNELKTQTYLKLNQLKSDYSLIEIHKQAEIKHLTIEFLKLGKSASIFWSIWKKIFQGKSSTKCPIQQAISFRRAYKLKVRKIKTNAKQDKKLYKKLIREEKYAIKFAPELVKARKNFLEQKAQVYKKLTNLENLYKQFRKNAKLELSQIQKGYKNFRAKTTLNDEESLNLDYQEQLAAFNQQKVDKELWFKNEIENEKLSIKNSQSLENLEQSYLQNKKKFLETNSKNSPNLMLLKSLKSKISSYKSATLKQFLDFEKNLITKFSLSKEKLSEADLEEYQRYQNDNISIKEAINRAVLRTAEKVEITKNLAKKPTKLSGGQQQRVAIARGIVRHPDILLMDEPLSNLDAKLRVQTRQWIRKIQTEIGITTVFVTHDQEEAMSISDRIICMSTGYVQQIGTPTELYHKPKNEFVASFLGVPEMNIFDAFYDKENKRVVVDNQIIYENLTDYSQEKIRAGIRAEDLLENENGNFQGKITTVENLGKDILGKVEVNNLGLVSIMFKKKSSYEIGELVQFSFKAGKLHLFDYETRERI; from the coding sequence ATGAAAAAAACGTTCGAAAATAACCAATTACAAAATCTGAGTTTTGAATCAGAGATTAAAAAAATTCGGCAGGCTTTTGAAAATCGTTATAAATCAAAATCCTTAATTCCCGCAATTGAAATTAAGGATTTAACGATTGATTTTGGCGAAACTCTTGCAGTTGATAAGGCCAATTTAAAAATTTTTAAAGGCGAACTTGTAACACTTTTAGGGCCTTCTGGTTCAGGAAAGACAACAATTTTAAATGCAATTGCAGGATTATTAAACCCCACTTCGGGTCAAATTATTTTCAATGGCGAAGATGTTACAAGAAAATCACCACAACAACGAAAAATCGGTCTTGTTTTTCAAAATTATGCTCTTTACCCGCATTTAAATGTTTTTGGAAATATCGCTTTTTCGCTTCATAATGACCATCGTTGAAAACAACGGGCATATGAAAAATCTATGCTCGCTCGCGTTAGCGCTAATTCAATTGTGCTTGCAAAAAACGGCGCTTCAATTGAAGATTTGGCAAAGTACAAATCACTTTTATTTGACTATTTTGATGTCTATCGCCAATTAGAACATGATTATAACGAATTAAAAACACAAACTTATTTAAAACTTAACCAATTAAAATCAGATTATTCTTTAATCGAAATCCACAAACAAGCAGAAATTAAACACCTTACAATTGAATTTCTTAAATTAGGGAAATCTGCTTCAATTTTCTGGTCTATTTGAAAAAAAATTTTCCAGGGAAAATCAAGTACAAAATGTCCAATTCAACAGGCAATTTCCTTTCGTAGAGCCTACAAACTAAAAGTTAGAAAAATTAAAACTAATGCCAAACAAGATAAAAAACTCTATAAAAAACTGATCCGAGAAGAAAAATATGCAATAAAATTCGCACCTGAATTAGTAAAAGCCCGGAAAAACTTTTTAGAGCAAAAAGCGCAAGTATACAAAAAACTTACAAATTTGGAAAATCTGTATAAACAGTTTAGGAAAAATGCAAAATTAGAATTAAGCCAAATTCAAAAAGGGTATAAAAATTTTAGGGCAAAAACAACATTAAATGATGAAGAATCACTAAATTTAGACTATCAAGAGCAATTAGCAGCTTTTAATCAACAAAAAGTAGATAAGGAGCTATGGTTTAAAAACGAAATTGAAAATGAAAAACTTTCAATAAAAAATTCGCAAAGCCTAGAAAATTTAGAACAAAGTTATTTACAAAACAAAAAGAAATTTTTAGAAACCAACTCAAAAAATTCGCCAAATCTCATGTTATTAAAATCGCTAAAATCAAAAATCAGTTCCTATAAAAGTGCGACTTTGAAACAGTTTTTAGACTTTGAAAAAAATTTAATTACCAAATTTTCGCTAAGTAAAGAAAAATTATCCGAAGCTGACCTTGAAGAATATCAAAGATACCAAAATGATAATATTTCAATAAAAGAAGCAATAAATCGCGCCGTACTCCGAACGGCTGAAAAGGTCGAAATTACAAAAAATTTAGCAAAAAAACCGACAAAATTATCAGGAGGACAACAACAAAGAGTCGCAATTGCGCGCGGAATCGTGCGTCATCCTGATATTTTGTTAATGGATGAGCCACTTTCGAATTTAGATGCAAAATTGCGAGTCCAAACTCGGCAATGAATTCGAAAAATCCAGACAGAAATCGGTATTACAACAGTTTTTGTTACTCACGATCAAGAAGAGGCAATGTCAATTTCTGATAGAATTATTTGTATGTCAACAGGTTATGTTCAACAAATCGGAACACCAACTGAATTATACCATAAACCGAAAAATGAATTTGTTGCATCTTTTTTGGGTGTTCCGGAAATGAACATTTTTGATGCTTTTTATGATAAAGAAAATAAACGTGTTGTTGTTGATAATCAAATTATTTATGAAAATTTAACAGATTATTCTCAAGAAAAAATTAGAGCAGGAATTCGTGCAGAAGATTTGCTGGAAAATGAAAATGGAAATTTTCAAGGGAAGATTACTACAGTCGAAAATCTTGGAAAAGATATTCTTGGAAAAGTTGAAGTTAACAATCTTGGGCTTGTTTCGATAATGTTCAAAAAAAAATCTAGCTATGAAATTGGTGAATTAGTACAATTTAGTTTTAAAGCTGGCAAGTTACATCTTTTTGACTATGAAACAAGGGAGCGAATCTAA
- a CDS encoding thermonuclease family protein → MKKIFQKLFLGTLNIIIVAFFAISCIVENHKFSYTEAQKYYKIEDFSKNPFEDLQNPQSQYAQNIRKFLDPKYQWQDEEKIKFKNEILPDKTYFEIISAQVEKWTDGDTVTLKALNSDKLPPIFNARLESIDTPEVGKKDGQGNYQKTKGLEGEYAQKAKNFAEKILPNKSIISFLFPKTGAARSYDRYVGSIYFGHDGFFKNYAVEIVKAGLAIPILQSGLAAINNESSIYSYVSIKQAAALENSINKKFGFYENLKDTKFVTITNMIKSVYKTRGVGAIDNFLVLGDINKDKNVFDWYEFGLEQKRKQKHEIRNEKNVRK, encoded by the coding sequence ATGAAAAAAATTTTTCAGAAACTATTTCTCGGAACATTAAACATAATTATAGTTGCCTTTTTTGCAATTTCATGTATTGTCGAAAATCACAAATTTTCGTATACAGAAGCACAAAAATACTATAAAATAGAGGATTTTTCAAAAAATCCGTTTGAAGATTTACAAAATCCGCAAAGTCAATATGCACAAAATATTCGAAAATTTCTAGATCCAAAATATCAATGGCAAGATGAGGAAAAAATCAAATTCAAAAATGAAATTTTGCCTGATAAGACATATTTTGAAATTATTAGTGCTCAAGTTGAAAAATGGACTGATGGGGATACTGTAACATTAAAAGCGTTGAATTCAGATAAACTTCCACCGATTTTTAATGCCCGCCTTGAAAGTATTGACACGCCAGAAGTTGGAAAAAAAGATGGTCAAGGAAATTACCAAAAAACAAAAGGTTTAGAAGGCGAGTATGCCCAAAAAGCAAAGAATTTTGCAGAAAAAATTCTGCCAAATAAAAGTATAATTTCTTTTCTTTTCCCAAAAACTGGAGCTGCTCGTTCTTATGATCGTTATGTTGGCAGCATTTATTTTGGTCATGATGGTTTTTTTAAAAATTATGCTGTTGAAATTGTGAAAGCAGGGCTTGCAATTCCGATTTTACAAAGTGGCCTTGCCGCAATTAACAATGAAAGTTCGATTTATTCTTATGTTTCAATTAAACAAGCAGCCGCTTTGGAAAACTCAATTAACAAAAAATTTGGTTTTTATGAGAATTTAAAAGATACAAAATTCGTGACAATCACAAATATGATCAAATCAGTTTATAAAACACGCGGCGTTGGTGCAATCGATAATTTTTTAGTTTTAGGCGATATTAATAAAGATAAAAATGTCTTTGACTGGTATGAGTTTGGACTTGAACAAAAAAGGAAGCAAAAGCATGAAATTAGAAATGAAAAAAACGTTCGAAAATAA
- a CDS encoding P68 family surface lipoprotein, with protein sequence MKRDNTPLTKSKISNKIRSIFLTSLLTVSPIAFLGACISNNTARFDSIEDGKLVFGHSFSSTGNETKALQKIIELWNTTANQKKDFIKMEEQYFQGGYSRAASTINSYLETKDRIKLPNIVTNYSSLLAIVNKYQMTFPLVSDFKSDVEPQEEQEKITKNFLKEQGISEFLEINSEIPFLDTKGIYTLPFGKSTETLTINKILLGWIIEKALKDEKKPATIKEEDKPYFAQFQKLATEKNEDIKEIEKIWKNYVSNEEGLAGYQFQKSDLENFTDLQKLSSRIIKSFPEALSGSALNSAKSALGIDNHATLIFALARSLSEGDKSKEITVLDRQKNLIDFTSYMDQPNSDRYKNFEKIYNLISEGIKDRSIYFTSPGEYNSTYFRNHQQVFSIGSTSGYFHNFVKANAKNYLVGFFYDGSKRLYNVSRAQYAAVIKATDLTDISKDLEILAIDQKSKIKIKSAILPRIKELIEKNKRKEVFYFTNKSEKPSGIVEGSYEVLDLNENFKPIIIPSYAGMEQISGSAALNEGEFDMVAAPHKFARTSKIIPVVSQGPDLILIHATEKEDRAIKTFINWVLTEKVDFGGKFGKITPIEYFSKSSSYLLPLKSTLDSNVLNTKNLGQKVSFNQFSKFIKADSKSQYSLVFDNVDAVAGVFRTTLDSTVAQMQSLHASDGKLRNFSDFLKTLRANLGPAYRVKN encoded by the coding sequence ATGAAACGCGATAATACCCCCCTTACAAAAAGTAAAATTTCTAATAAAATCAGGAGTATTTTCCTGACAAGTTTATTAACTGTATCCCCAATAGCTTTTCTTGGTGCTTGTATTAGTAATAATACTGCCAGATTTGATAGTATTGAGGATGGGAAACTAGTTTTTGGGCATTCTTTTTCATCTACTGGAAACGAGACAAAAGCATTACAAAAAATTATTGAACTTTGGAATACGACTGCAAATCAGAAAAAAGACTTTATCAAAATGGAAGAACAATATTTCCAAGGTGGTTATAGTCGCGCTGCTTCGACAATTAATAGCTATTTAGAGACAAAAGACCGTATAAAACTGCCAAATATTGTCACAAATTATTCAAGTTTACTTGCAATTGTTAATAAATATCAAATGACATTTCCACTTGTTAGCGATTTTAAATCAGATGTTGAACCGCAAGAAGAACAAGAAAAAATAACAAAAAACTTTCTAAAAGAGCAAGGAATTTCCGAATTTTTAGAAATTAATTCGGAAATTCCCTTCCTTGATACAAAAGGAATTTATACACTCCCATTTGGAAAATCAACCGAAACTTTGACAATTAACAAAATTTTATTAGGTTGAATTATTGAAAAAGCGTTAAAAGATGAGAAAAAACCTGCAACAATCAAAGAAGAAGACAAGCCTTATTTTGCTCAATTTCAAAAATTAGCTACTGAAAAAAACGAAGATATTAAAGAAATTGAAAAAATTTGGAAAAATTATGTCTCAAATGAAGAAGGTCTTGCCGGTTATCAGTTTCAAAAATCTGATCTTGAAAACTTTACAGATTTACAGAAATTATCTTCAAGAATTATAAAATCATTCCCAGAAGCCTTATCAGGTTCAGCGCTAAATTCGGCAAAATCAGCTTTAGGAATCGATAATCATGCAACTTTAATTTTCGCACTTGCCCGTTCTTTATCTGAAGGTGATAAATCAAAGGAAATCACAGTATTAGACCGACAAAAAAATTTAATTGACTTTACATCTTATATGGATCAACCTAATTCAGACAGGTATAAAAATTTTGAAAAAATTTATAATTTAATCTCTGAAGGTATTAAAGATAGATCGATTTATTTTACCTCACCTGGCGAATATAACTCAACTTATTTCCGTAATCACCAACAAGTTTTTTCAATTGGGTCAACATCAGGTTATTTTCATAATTTCGTTAAAGCAAATGCTAAAAACTATTTAGTTGGGTTTTTCTATGATGGCAGCAAACGTTTGTATAATGTCTCAAGAGCTCAATATGCTGCGGTAATTAAAGCAACAGATTTAACTGATATAAGCAAAGACTTAGAAATCCTTGCAATTGATCAAAAATCGAAAATAAAAATAAAATCAGCAATTCTTCCGCGAATTAAAGAACTTATTGAAAAAAACAAACGAAAGGAAGTGTTTTATTTTACAAACAAAAGCGAAAAACCTTCAGGAATTGTTGAAGGCAGTTATGAAGTTCTTGATCTAAACGAAAATTTTAAACCAATTATAATTCCATCTTATGCCGGAATGGAACAAATATCAGGGTCTGCAGCGCTTAATGAAGGTGAATTTGATATGGTTGCCGCACCTCACAAATTCGCGCGAACAAGCAAAATTATTCCTGTTGTTTCTCAAGGCCCAGATCTTATTTTAATTCATGCAACTGAAAAAGAAGATAGGGCTATAAAAACTTTTATTAATTGAGTTTTAACCGAAAAAGTTGATTTTGGCGGCAAATTTGGAAAAATTACACCAATTGAATATTTTTCAAAATCCAGCTCTTATTTGCTGCCTTTAAAATCAACACTAGATAGCAATGTTTTAAATACGAAAAATTTGGGACAAAAAGTATCTTTTAATCAGTTTAGTAAATTTATAAAAGCTGATTCAAAATCGCAATATAGTTTAGTTTTTGACAATGTTGATGCAGTGGCTGGAGTGTTTCGAACCACTTTAGATTCAACCGTTGCGCAGATGCAAAGCCTTCACGCAAGTGATGGGAAATTACGTAATTTTAGCGATTTTCTAAAAACACTAAGAGCAAATTTAGGGCCTGCATATCGCGTAAAAAATTAA